The following coding sequences lie in one Thermosulfuriphilus ammonigenes genomic window:
- a CDS encoding two-component system sensor histidine kinase NtrB, translating to MKKRDFEALYGQIPEAAAIFEKWILIYANQAFRELFRLSGDLDLSWARLFPFSPQGYGIFEIPAMRPDGSTFEAEVVVMPCLGSEGFLQQVLVRDISYRLSCEEKLIQNERLAAMGKLAGEIAHEINNPLGGILLYSKLLKEDLGPESPLLINVEKIIKLATRCRIIAKGLLNFGRPESQEETLVNLNQVIQEMFSLIEDHRLFRQIKVTKDLYPALPSILANRSQLEQLVLNLIINAGEAMEGAPGELCLRTAFHQDRSEVEFSVSDTGTGIPDDILPRIFDPFFTTKKGGKGTGLGLSISHGIVKGHRGRIDVETSPGKGTTFRVYLPVRGVPKEW from the coding sequence TTGAAAAAGCGAGATTTTGAGGCCCTCTATGGCCAGATTCCAGAAGCGGCGGCCATTTTTGAAAAATGGATTTTGATCTACGCCAACCAGGCCTTTCGAGAACTGTTCCGTCTTTCCGGAGATCTTGATCTTTCCTGGGCCAGGCTCTTTCCCTTCAGCCCCCAGGGTTATGGAATTTTTGAGATTCCGGCCATGAGACCCGATGGTTCTACCTTTGAGGCCGAGGTGGTGGTCATGCCATGTTTGGGCTCTGAAGGTTTCCTCCAGCAGGTGCTGGTGCGAGATATTAGCTACCGTCTTTCTTGTGAGGAGAAGCTAATTCAGAATGAACGGCTGGCCGCCATGGGGAAGCTGGCTGGTGAGATCGCCCACGAGATAAATAATCCTCTGGGGGGCATTTTGCTTTACAGCAAACTTCTCAAAGAAGATTTGGGCCCCGAGAGCCCTCTGCTGATAAATGTGGAGAAGATCATTAAACTAGCTACCCGCTGTCGGATTATTGCCAAAGGGCTCCTTAACTTCGGCCGGCCAGAGTCTCAAGAGGAGACCCTGGTCAATCTCAACCAGGTCATTCAAGAAATGTTCTCCCTTATTGAGGATCATCGGCTTTTTCGCCAAATAAAGGTGACCAAGGATCTTTATCCCGCCCTTCCTTCTATTTTGGCCAACCGGAGTCAGCTGGAGCAGCTGGTCCTTAATCTTATTATCAATGCCGGAGAGGCCATGGAGGGAGCCCCCGGTGAGCTATGCCTGCGGACAGCCTTCCATCAGGATCGTTCAGAGGTGGAATTCTCTGTATCCGATACCGGAACGGGTATTCCGGATGATATCCTGCCCCGCATATTTGATCCCTTTTTCACAACCAAAAAGGGTGGTAAGGGAACAGGGCTGGGGCTTTCCATAAGTCATGGAATCGTCAAGGGCCATCGTGGTCGAATTGATGTGGAGACTTCTCCGGGTAAGGGAACGACCTTTCGTGTCTATCTCCCGGTAAGGGGGGTGCCCAAGGAATGGTAG
- a CDS encoding haloacid dehalogenase type II: MNYPKVLTFDCYGTLINWEKGILQALSPFLKPGAPEPEELLGLYARVEAEEERIFRPYKEILRAVAQRMAQSLGLDGRRLEWVFVESLPHWPVFADVAEVLPRLKERGFLLAIISNTDRDLLAASVRQMGVEFDWLITAEEAKAYKPAPEIFTLALKRIGLPKEEIWHVAQSHYHDIVPVSRLGITTVWLNRRAGKNPYGATLPARGQPDILCQDLKELERFLIEQPSTA; encoded by the coding sequence ATGAATTATCCTAAGGTGCTCACCTTTGATTGCTACGGCACCCTAATTAACTGGGAGAAGGGAATCCTTCAGGCCCTCTCCCCCTTTCTAAAACCCGGTGCTCCGGAGCCAGAAGAACTTTTGGGTCTTTATGCCCGAGTAGAGGCCGAGGAAGAACGGATCTTCCGCCCCTATAAGGAGATTCTTCGGGCCGTAGCCCAACGTATGGCCCAAAGTTTAGGCCTTGATGGACGGAGACTCGAGTGGGTCTTCGTTGAGTCTCTTCCTCACTGGCCAGTCTTTGCCGATGTAGCCGAGGTCCTTCCGCGCTTAAAGGAAAGGGGATTTCTCCTGGCCATCATCTCCAATACTGATCGGGATCTTCTGGCCGCCTCTGTCCGGCAGATGGGAGTAGAGTTTGACTGGCTGATTACGGCCGAAGAAGCCAAAGCCTATAAACCCGCCCCTGAGATTTTCACCCTGGCCCTAAAGAGAATAGGCCTTCCTAAAGAAGAGATTTGGCACGTAGCTCAAAGCCACTATCACGACATTGTACCGGTCTCTCGGCTGGGAATAACCACGGTCTGGCTGAATCGCCGGGCCGGTAAAAACCCTTATGGTGCCACCTTACCGGCCCGGGGACAGCCCGATATCCTCTGCCAAGACCTCAAAGAGCTGGAACGATTTCTTATAGAGCAACCCTCTACTGCTTGA
- a CDS encoding ANTAR domain-containing response regulator produces MSDPPAFQKIKILLADDEETITSAFQVLLTDAGYQVVGVAHNGLEAVELARKLKPDLIIMDILMPEIDGIEAARRINKERFTPIVLVTAFADQDLIRRAKEARVLGYLLKPVIIDDLIPAVELAYEIASRLRELTGEVENLSEELATRKLVERAKGLLMDTLGLKEAQAMRLLQKESRRRRMKIGELAKTIIEAKELLEKAQTSQLP; encoded by the coding sequence TTGTCTGACCCACCTGCTTTCCAAAAAATAAAGATTCTTCTCGCCGACGATGAAGAAACCATTACCTCTGCCTTTCAGGTTCTTTTAACCGATGCCGGCTACCAGGTTGTGGGGGTGGCCCACAATGGCCTTGAGGCTGTTGAACTGGCTCGAAAGCTAAAGCCGGACCTTATTATTATGGATATTCTCATGCCGGAGATAGACGGCATTGAGGCTGCCCGGCGCATCAATAAAGAGCGCTTCACCCCTATTGTTTTGGTAACCGCTTTTGCAGATCAGGATCTCATTCGCCGGGCCAAGGAGGCCAGGGTGCTGGGTTATCTCCTTAAACCGGTAATCATCGATGATCTTATTCCGGCGGTGGAGCTGGCCTACGAGATAGCCTCCCGCCTCCGAGAGCTTACCGGCGAAGTGGAAAACCTTTCTGAAGAGCTAGCTACCCGCAAACTGGTAGAACGGGCCAAAGGCCTTCTGATGGACACTTTAGGGCTAAAAGAGGCCCAAGCGATGAGGCTTCTCCAAAAAGAAAGCCGGCGGCGGCGCATGAAGATCGGCGAACTGGCAAAGACTATCATTGAGGCCAAAGAGTTACTAGAAAAGGCTCAGACTTCCCAATTACCTTGA